The DNA segment CTGGTTGACTGACAAAAGTTAAGAATGAGGGCTGAAAGCTTTACATTCAGGGATTTTTAGCCTGGGGCTTGAAAAGAAGGGAGCCAGCGTTCTAAGCTTAGATACCACTCAAAAACTAGAACGCTGTGAATAAAAGCTCCCCTCTCTATAATGCCTTGCACAGTTGGTTGAGTCAATCGGTCCCCTGGGCTCATAAAGCTCATCTGACGACCTGCCTGTGGATGGTGGTGGCCTTGCTCCAACGGGGCGAAGTTAGTCTCACCCGGTGGCTGCCTTACCTACCCTGTCGTGGAGAGCAGGCACAGAGTAAACAACGCCGGGTCAGTCGATGGTTGCACAACAGCCGCATCAATGTTCATCGACTCTACAAACCGCTGATCTTAGCGGCCTTAGCCAACTGGCAAGATACGTGCCTGTATCTGAGCCTAGATACCTCAACGTATTGGGAGGAGTATTGCCTAGTTCGTCTGGCTCTCGTGTATCGAGGTCGGGCGTTGCCGGTGGTGTGGCGAGTGTTGAAACATAAAAGTGCCTCGGTTGCCTTTAACGAATATAGAGAAATGCTGTATCAAGCGGCCCATCTATTACCTCAGGGAGTCAAGGTCGTCTTGCTGGCGGACCGAGGCTTTATCCACATCAAGGCGATGGCAGCCCTCAGCAATGACTTGGGCTGGCACTACCGGATCCGCCTCAAAAGCAATACCTGGATTTGGCGGCCAGGTTCAGGTTGGCGGCAACTGAAGATGTTCCCTCTTATGCGAGGCGAGGCTTTGTGCTTACACAACGTTAAACTGCACAAGCAAGAGTGCTATGGACCCGTGAATGTAGCCATCGGCTACAACAACATCAACGGTGAGTTTTGGGCCATTGTCAGCGATGAACCCACAAACTTACAAACCTTTCAAGAATATGGATTACGCTTCGATATCGAAGAAGCCTTTCTTGATGACCAGTCCAATGGCTGGAATCTTCAGAAATCTGAGGTTCGCTCCGTCTGTGCCCTGTCTCGCCTCTTTTTTATTCTAGCGGTGGCCACTCTCTATGTAACTGCCCAGGGTACCCAGGTTGTGGCCTCTGGGTTGCGTCGCCGAATAGACCCTCACTGGTTTCGCGGCAACAGCTATTTCAGAATTGGGTGGGACTGGATTAAAACCGCTTTGGAGCAAGGCTGGCAGCTCATTCACTCCGTCTGCTTTACTCTCGCGGGCGACCCCGAACCGGCTATGGCTTCTCGAAAACAATATGACGACCGTACCTACCGTATTGAGTTCAAAATACATACTTACAAGTATCCGCCTGACTAAGTTTTGTCAGTCAACCAG comes from the Laspinema palackyanum D2c genome and includes:
- a CDS encoding transposase — encoded protein: MNKSSPLYNALHSWLSQSVPWAHKAHLTTCLWMVVALLQRGEVSLTRWLPYLPCRGEQAQSKQRRVSRWLHNSRINVHRLYKPLILAALANWQDTCLYLSLDTSTYWEEYCLVRLALVYRGRALPVVWRVLKHKSASVAFNEYREMLYQAAHLLPQGVKVVLLADRGFIHIKAMAALSNDLGWHYRIRLKSNTWIWRPGSGWRQLKMFPLMRGEALCLHNVKLHKQECYGPVNVAIGYNNINGEFWAIVSDEPTNLQTFQEYGLRFDIEEAFLDDQSNGWNLQKSEVRSVCALSRLFFILAVATLYVTAQGTQVVASGLRRRIDPHWFRGNSYFRIGWDWIKTALEQGWQLIHSVCFTLAGDPEPAMASRKQYDDRTYRIEFKIHTYKYPPD